In Lactiplantibacillus pentosus, the sequence GATGGTCGCCACGATTTCAGTAGTCGTATGCACGTGGACGGGTAAGTCATGACGTTTGAGTGTCGTCAGGGCTTCAATGAGTGCACTTAACGTCAACTGGGTTTCGGTATGGCCGTAACCAGCGTCGTTCAGTGCTTTTTGGTGATCTGCATAGCGCAAGATGACGACCCAAGCCGCGGGAGTTGTCGCGGTGATGGGGGTTGCTTGATGCATCGTACTGGCCAAATAGAGATGAATCGTTGTCATGGAGGTCCTCCTCGTAATCGTAATGGGGTGT encodes:
- a CDS encoding ribonuclease H family protein — encoded protein: MTTIHLYLASTMHQATPITATTPAAWVVILRYADHQKALNDAGYGHTETQLTLSALIEALTTLKRHDLPVHVHTTTEIVATIISEQRYLTWRQNDWQLPDDEQDNLTQWQQLVPLIEAYPDLQVTYHPVDDPTMTTATTTLTAVMTKL